The following proteins are encoded in a genomic region of Candidatus Eisenbacteria bacterium:
- a CDS encoding DegQ family serine endoprotease — translation MDSHIGIRTGKTGRRLQAALLAVIVASALAAAGTFLEPAGTSPSARAADDPAADREAIASAKGLGQAFTAVAREVVPSVVTITSSRVIQTSRSFGGPDMNEFFRFFGMPFGDEEGGEILQRGLGSGVIVSSDGYIVTNNHVVSDAKEVAVVLSDGEEYEAEIVGTDPKSDVAVIKIQARGLPAARLGDSEALEVGEWVLAVGSPFSQQLNHTVTAGIVSAKSRVAVGLADYEDFIQTDAAINPGNSGGALVDLDGRVVGINTAIASRSGGYQGVGFAIPINMVTRIKDELIASGSVTRGWLGVGIQPVTKEIQEALDLPDRNGVLISSVVEDSPAEKARIERQDVIVALNGEKVESLRSFRNRIAATPPGTKVDLSIVRGSKKKDVSVVLGKLPDDDETARPVLAEKTREKLGMRVREITPETRRAFGLERTEGVVVTEVLRGGAAAKGGVREGDVLLEIDSREIRTTADYTRAIGDVKEGTVALLLVEREGSTIYVTIRVPE, via the coding sequence ATGGACAGCCACATAGGAATTCGAACCGGAAAGACGGGGCGGCGCCTGCAAGCGGCCCTCCTCGCGGTGATCGTCGCATCCGCGCTCGCCGCCGCCGGGACCTTCCTCGAACCGGCGGGGACGAGCCCATCGGCGCGGGCGGCGGACGATCCGGCCGCGGACCGCGAGGCGATCGCGTCGGCCAAGGGGCTCGGGCAAGCGTTCACGGCGGTCGCGCGCGAGGTCGTCCCGTCGGTCGTGACGATCACGAGCAGCCGCGTGATCCAGACCTCCCGATCGTTCGGCGGACCGGACATGAACGAGTTCTTCCGCTTCTTCGGCATGCCGTTCGGAGACGAGGAGGGAGGCGAGATCCTCCAGCGCGGGCTGGGCTCGGGCGTGATCGTCTCCTCCGACGGGTACATCGTGACGAACAACCACGTCGTCTCGGACGCCAAGGAGGTCGCGGTCGTGCTCTCCGACGGCGAAGAGTACGAGGCGGAGATCGTCGGCACCGATCCGAAGAGCGACGTCGCGGTGATCAAGATCCAAGCGAGGGGATTGCCGGCCGCGCGACTCGGCGACTCGGAGGCGCTCGAGGTGGGCGAGTGGGTTCTCGCCGTCGGCTCGCCGTTCAGCCAGCAGCTCAACCACACGGTGACCGCGGGGATCGTCTCCGCGAAGAGCCGCGTCGCGGTCGGCCTCGCCGACTACGAGGACTTCATCCAGACGGACGCGGCGATCAACCCGGGGAACTCAGGAGGCGCGCTCGTCGATCTGGACGGACGCGTGGTCGGCATCAACACGGCGATCGCCTCGCGAAGCGGGGGCTATCAAGGGGTCGGTTTCGCCATCCCGATCAACATGGTGACGCGGATCAAGGACGAGCTGATCGCGAGCGGTTCCGTGACCCGCGGGTGGCTCGGCGTCGGCATCCAACCGGTCACCAAGGAGATCCAAGAGGCGCTCGATCTCCCCGATCGGAACGGGGTCTTGATATCGAGCGTGGTCGAGGACAGCCCGGCGGAGAAAGCGCGCATCGAGCGGCAGGACGTGATCGTCGCCCTGAACGGCGAGAAGGTCGAGAGCCTCCGCTCGTTCCGCAATCGGATCGCCGCCACGCCTCCGGGGACCAAGGTGGATCTTTCCATCGTGCGGGGCTCGAAGAAGAAGGACGTGAGCGTCGTCCTCGGCAAGCTGCCGGACGACGACGAGACCGCCCGTCCGGTTCTCGCCGAGAAGACCCGCGAGAAGCTCGGCATGAGGGTCCGCGAGATCACGCCGGAGACACGCCGGGCCTTCGGGCTCGAGCGGACCGAGGGGGTCGTGGTGACCGAGGTTCTTCGCGGCGGCGCCGCCGCGAAGGGGGGAGTTCGCGAGGGAGATGTCCTTCTCGAGATCGACAGCCGGGAGATCCGAACGACCGCGGACTACACGCGCGCGATCGGCGACGTGAAAGAGGGGACCGTCGCGCTCCTTCTTGTCGAACGGGAGGGGAGCACGATCTACGTCACGATCCGCGTGCCGGAGTAG